One window of the Canis lupus familiaris isolate Mischka breed German Shepherd chromosome 29, alternate assembly UU_Cfam_GSD_1.0, whole genome shotgun sequence genome contains the following:
- the LOC477924 gene encoding LOW QUALITY PROTEIN: 28S ribosomal protein S22, mitochondrial-like (The sequence of the model RefSeq protein was modified relative to this genomic sequence to represent the inferred CDS: inserted 1 base in 1 codon; deleted 2 bases in 1 codon), with translation MAALRTSVALWSLLTGSRNSERGCFRXRIRPQLGALLQPPGPCGVGPPCHWLASEAESGSPEIKKPTFMDEEVQNLLIKMTGLNLQKVFKTAIQELKPPTYKLMTQAQLEEATRKAIEAAKVRLKMPPVLEEPVPINDVLAEDKILEGAETAKYAFTDISYSIPHRERFIVVREPSGTLRKASWEERDRMIQIYFPKEGRRVLTPVIFKEENLRNVYSQDRHVDVLNLCVAQFEPDSAEYIKIHHQTYEDIDKHGKYDLLHSTRHFGGMAWYFVNKKKIDGLLIDQIQRDLVDDATSLVQLYHILHPDGQSAQEAKEQAAEGLHLIKVFAKTEAQKGAYIELTLQAYQETVTSHSAAS, from the exons ATGGCGGCCCTCAGAACGTCTGTGGCGCTGTGGAGCCTCCTGACAGGTTCTCGGAACTCGGAGCGGGGCTGTTTCC CCCGAATTCGGCCCCAGCTCGGTGCCCTGCTCCAGCCGCCG GGGCCCTGCGGGGTGGGGCCGCCATGCCATTGGCTTGCTTCCGAGGCGGAATCTGGTAGTCCAGAGATCAAGAAACCTACATTTATGGATGAGGAAGTCCAAAATCTACTCATCAAGATGACAGGCTTGAATTTGCAGAAGGTTTTTAAGACAGCTATACAAGAACTGAAGCCACCAACCTATAAGCTAATGACCCAGGCACAGTTGGAGGAGGCTACAAGAAAAGCAATTGAGGCAGCTAAAGTACGATTAAAAATGCCACCAGTTCTGGAAGAACCAGTGCCAATAAATGATGTGTTAGCTGAAGATAAGATATTGGAAGGAGCAGAAACAGCCAAATACGCATTTACTGATATATCATATAGCATACCACACCGGGAGCGTTTTATTGTTGTCAGAGAACCAAGTGGCACACTACGCAAAGCTTCTTGGGAAGAACGGGACAGGAtgatacaaatttattttccaaaagaaggCCGTAGAGTTTTAACACCAGtaattttcaaggaagaaaatcttAGGAACGTGTACAGCCAGGACCGACATGTTGATGTCCTCAATCTCTGTGTTGCCCAGTTTGAGCCAGATTCTGCTGAATATATCAAAATCCATCATCAGACCTACGAAGACATAGATAAACATGGGAAGTATGACCTTTTACATTCAACAAGACACTTTGGTGGAATGGCTTGGTATtttgtaaataagaaaaagattgaTGGTTTACTGATTGACCAGATTCAGAGAGATCTAGTCGATGATGCCACCAGCTTGGTCCAGCTATATCACATCCTCCATCCAGATGGCCAGTCTGCTCAGGAGGCCAAGGAGCAGGCTGCTGAGGGATTACATTTAATTAAGGTCTTTGCaaaaacagaagcacaaaaaGGAGCATATATAGAATTAACACTACAGGCTTATCAAGAAACAGTCACTAGCCATTCTGCAGCttcctga